The Synchiropus splendidus isolate RoL2022-P1 chromosome 8, RoL_Sspl_1.0, whole genome shotgun sequence nucleotide sequence AGGGAGCTTCCATTCCTCCCGGCCTGCAGCaggaaaatgcttttttaatcCATTGAAGCAACTATGGATCAACACACTGAAGGTTGCCTTCTGTGTCGGTATAGGAAGCAAAagttcccaacgtcaatatattacaccacaggagtgaggatgggttgaaacTCAGGGCTCAGGGGAAGGATTCCGGCCCACCGACACATATCATGTGACATTTTAGCGCTTTGAATGACCACAGCTGGCACACAAAGTGCCTTTACATATGGGTATATCCATATACAGTACATAGATATCCACATTTGGTTGGGGCCCTGAGTCTGGCGGTGTAGCTTTTGGCCTCTCGGCTGACAGTGTCTTCTGTGTCCAGATGTAGCGACCTGCTCTCAGAAGTGACCAAAGTGCTGAGGAGCGCTGGAGTGACCTGCTGCACCGTCCAGCCAGAGCTCGttgtttcctcagcagctgtgagGGACACTGCCACGTCTGCGCTCCACCAAGAGGAGAGCCCAGCATCAGCCTGCTGCCTGGGCTGCCAACCAAGCTGCTCTGAAGATGTGGAACCCTGACAGTGGTTCAGTGGTGCGGCTGCAGGAAGGTCGTCGGTGATGCAGAGAAATGCTGCTTGGAATGTATTAAGACTGTAAGCTGCTGCACACCTGGAGTTTAATGCCAAAGGTAGAGGTGGTTGTGTTACTGGAGCCTGATATTAAACCCAACAGGATCCAACCgtttctgtcatgtttgttctCAAAAACGAAACCCTCTATGTGGACTCAGATGAAAACCCCAGTGAAACAGTTCAGTAGTCAGTGCTCTTTCAGTGGAAGCGATGCTTGATCTATAGAGGAGGGTGATGGAGTGATATTAGAAGACGGCCATCCTCAGTGTTATAAATATATAAGGTTCTAGACAGATGCAAAAGACAGATGACGCCCGAAATATGGGGACAACCTGGTGATGGAACTGACCCTTGTTTGTGGAGTCCTGGAGGGTATggattcattgtttgtttttcctctttaatGTAATGTTTCTTTTAAACTTTGAGGTTTGattttcacacacactttctcgtTTAAATGCCACAATAAAAGAAAGTGCTGGCTTGCAACAATGAGTTGCCCCTCAACCCTCGGCCCAAATTTCcaatttgtttttgaaacataaaaatccACCGGTGGATGTATTGAGGCAAAACATGTCCTGTAAGGTCAGTCTTCAGATGAGGTTAATTAAACAGCACCACAGCGGGAGAAAAGGGTCAAACAGATACTCAGAGTTGAGCCTGTTTTCTGGTCATAGAATaggaaaacaaaagaggaaTCCAGTGCGGACGCATGTGGTTGCCTTCAGCATTTTACTTCAAGATAGTTCTTGAATCTCAGTCCAAATGGAATATGGTTTCTTTGGAAAGAGACTATTGTTTTTACCTCAGTGAAAGTGTTGCCATCAGgttttgaagcagttttgacagATAATGATAGAGTGAGCGCTCTATTGCTCAGCGATACTGATCAAATCTATTTCAAGGAAACGGTTCGTGTAAGCAGAATCTTTCATGGCAACATACATATAGCATTTAGCCCAGCTAAAGTTGTTAAACACATATTTGCCTCAGCCAACAGAAAGGTAACTACTTTAAGTACTTTAATATAACAAGCAAAATGTGACAACAAAGACATATGCAAATAAACAGAGAGAAAatcacaaaatataaaataaaagtatataaGTAGCTGGTTATTTATTGTGTAacctttattttccattttattaaaTAGACAGTAAATATAACGAACGTTTGTCGAATCTGTCTGAAGAACCAATCATAAGGAATCTCATTAACATATCATGTGAGGCTGCAGACGAGCTGTTATTGTCAGGCTTTTATCTCTTCACTGATGCACCAAAGGTCACACGGATCATATAAAAGCTCGAGGGTTTTCCACATGAGGTGAAGTCTGAGTTACATGACTCCAGTTGAGCACCCTGACTGAAAGATAGTAGCTATTCTTGACATACTTGGACTCACTGCGTCACGTCTTTCAGGTGCCCGGATGAGCCTCGGTGGTCCGGGGTGCAGGCTTCAAACCTGTAGCTGCTTAGCGGCAGAGTGGTTCAATTCCACCTTTCGGGCGTGAATTTTctgtccttgttttgttttgtttgtctcgcCTGAATTATTTAACCGTAGCTTTAAAACGGTTTAACTGTAGAATAATTTCTTCGTCGCACACctttctctgtttattttttaatctatcTACTTTAAACTCGTACTAAATGACTTTATTTGAGTGAAAATAGCAACAAATCATCTAATACGAAGGGCAAACAGGAAACACTTCCGTGTTACCCGGAAGCAAAACCCGCTTAGACGTGTTGAGTGATCCATTATTCCAGCCAATCGCTAGGACGGGAATGCTTCACATGGTCCAATCACCTCTCTGACAGCAATAGGTGGGCCTTGTGACGGAAGCATGTCTGGGAAGCTGGTGGAAAACGTCCTTGTACTCGTGATTTTTAGTTTAACTTGCAATTTACACAAGCGTTTCTACTAACCGAGCGGATTTTCCCTCCCCACAATGTGAGTATCACGTACCGATTTGTCGTTGTAATACGTGTTTATGGATACACGCGCACATGTGATGGAATACAGCAGCCACACCGCTAAGTTCAAAACTGTAAACATTATCAGAGAGTATAAGCTCTAGTGTCTGGTTTTTAGTGTAACTGACGTGAGCAGGGTAGTAATAATAAAGTTCACTATGGGCTTTATTGTGTGAAAACTAAACTGAAAGTGTCTGTCTCTCGTTATGTTTCCACCAGATTCAACGTTTGAGAGATGCCTCTCCATAAATACCCACCCAAGATGTGGGACGCTCTGAAGCTGAAGCAGGGCATCTACGCTCGCCTGCCAAAACATTACCTCAAGTCCCTTGAGCCGAAGGAGGCCACGCCTGTCCACTGGAGACCGCTGGGGGTCAAGTATCGACTCAACCCCAAGACGGGGCAGAAGGAGCGAGTCCAGGACATCCCCATCCCCATCTACTACCCTCCACAGTCGCAGGAGGGCCTGTGGGGAGGAGAGGGCTGGATTTCTGGCTTCAGATACGCCAACAACGATAAAGTAAGGCTCGCCACAGGCTGCCATCGCCCCAAAGTTGTGCCTGATTATAGCCGAGCCAAGTGTTAGAACAAGAAGccttgtacagtggtacctcggttctcgaccacaatccgttccagacgccCGTTCgtgaagcgatttgttcgaaatcaaaatcgttttttcccattacaatgaatggaaaaagaaatgatgcgttccaagccttaaaatagtcttttgtaggagtgaatgtagagtgtctgctgcaggtgcgctgttcctctatgtgtgtggccgctgcatgtgggaggggttgccgagtgagtgaggtctctccagaagtgaagaggtgcccggtgcgtgtccagctctgaatgtgcgcttctgtgcagtttggctgtgacataagtcataaaccaagtcacgctctgtcccagactcgcctcatccctgtcccagctccagcccacaacaggacatcaaaccctggagtggagcctcagaggtgtggagagcgagcacctcccctgtgacactctaccacggtccagtgcggagacaggaaaggttttacacctcagtatgaagaaaaaacagtcagtaaatgtagctaacaggacacgtctgcatacagaggctgcgttatacacaataacaaagcgtgtcgtgggtcagctgggtCCACgcgtgttatgttttttccggcttttttctggGACATAttttcaaaatccgaagcaaaaaaaatgtttttttcgaAGTTTAGAATTTtagttcgaagtccgggacgttcaaaaactgaggtaccactgtactttacaTCGAAGGTGAGCTTGTGTTTAAAGTGTAGTGTTTAAAATGTAGTCAAATATAGTGAGTCAGACGTGCAAAAGATCACAGTAAAGTCCATGTAGTGCAAAGAGCAGTTGCTATGGTGGTAAAACTTTACTTTAACTGGGCGTCGCTCTGTGGCATCCCTCTGTTTAGATGTCCACTCGGGTCCCGAAGACGTGGAAGCCTCAGCTGCTGAAGAGAGAGCTGTACAGTGAAATCTTGGATCACAAGTTCACCATCACAGTCACACCGCGCACCCTGGACCTCATCGATGATGCCTATGGATTTGACTTCTACATCCTCAAGGTAAGAGCCAGTGGTGACCTGCAGAGGCCTGTGAGTCGACAGCTCTGCTCTCCTCTGGACAGACCCCCAAAGAAGATTTGAACTCCAAACTTGGGATGGACCTGAAGCGAGCCATGCTCCTGCGTCTGGCTCGCAAAGACAAGGAGCTGTACCCCCACGACGCTGCAAAGAGGGAGACCATGTACAACAGATATAAGGTACATCAGGGTCCATAAGCCTTTGGTTATTATGTGACCTGATTTGCATTTTGATTCACTCGAGAAAAGGGTGACACGTTTTCATTTCTGAGCAGAAATTCTTGGTGCCCGAGGAGGAGGCCGAGTGGGTGGGACTGAGTCTGGAAGAGGCTGTGGAAAAACAGAGGCAGCTGGAGCACAAGGTGCTGTTTCTTTGACACAGTAAACGACAGACTTCTGTCTCTTGAGTTTGGGGGTGTGATTCGCTCAAGAAGCCTGACTGGATGTGTTCTGTAGTCACCAGTGGCTCTCGCACATGGAAGTGGTGTGTGAGCTGTGACAAAAGCGCTGTCAaatagggatgggtgataactcATCGTACACCGCCAAAAATGATCCCCACGATGAGAATGACAAGGCGGTGACCAGGCcacactctccagctctgcggcgtttgacagccgacactggtgtgtgacagttgtggagagtgtggtggactttggttcacaatcataattttaagattatttttaatccagggatcctttgataatgacactggtccactctgagtctctggatctgtgtttattttattagatgcagtggtcctcataggttctctgacgctgtcgtctgccttggttcacatcaacacatgcagatcTCTCTggtgctggcgcctcggcgaagCACCGTGGTGAAAATGGATATTGAACGGAGctctgctccggtattggcagtggcgtcctcttccgtgtccccattagggttcactgatcgcggacacactctcacaggcagcgctaatgctacgacctggcatcagttagggaccatcaacaaattctacagtggtcaaagtattagtgaagtCTTCAataaggaaatgtgtccagactggtccatgagatacagcagacacacggctcaatttaacccatAAAtgaagctggcagagcagtctgtcagacaccagcggcttctaccagagacgtgaattGAATTTCACGtctctcatctctacactttaactattatatttaaacataaacacatacTGTAATGATGTTGgggacaaactccactcataagtttcataaaacacatggaatagaatgaaaaatgtatttatcgtgattgTTATCGCAGAAATGGCAACATTTATTGAGATATTTTTGCTGTTCATTAAAGTGACTATTCTTGCGCCCTCCAGGAGCCGGAGCCGCACTTCAAGGTCTGTATGGAGaagctggtggaggagctggagatccAAAAACTGTCAGAGCCTCATGTCATCGAGAAGAAATGAGGTGCAGAGAGGAGAACGCACCAGACTTTCAGACGCCGCTGGCGCCCTCCCTGTTGAACTACCAGCAGTGTCAGGCTGGTTGGACTGAGCATAAGCGAAGACAAAGGGATATTTACTGGCTGCTTCCAAACAAATCCATGGCTTCTAGTCAGGCGGACGTCAACAGAGTTCAAATAAACCTGGGTTCTTCAGTGTCCCTGAGAAGCGCTCGTGTTTGTGGCGTTACGCTTCCTGAACTTACACATGCGTTTCTCTCCAGACATTTACATGAACGTCGTGAACTTCCTCTTTctactaaaaaaataaacacctctAATTTGCATC carries:
- the mrpl28 gene encoding 39S ribosomal protein L28, mitochondrial → MPLHKYPPKMWDALKLKQGIYARLPKHYLKSLEPKEATPVHWRPLGVKYRLNPKTGQKERVQDIPIPIYYPPQSQEGLWGGEGWISGFRYANNDKMSTRVPKTWKPQLLKRELYSEILDHKFTITVTPRTLDLIDDAYGFDFYILKTPKEDLNSKLGMDLKRAMLLRLARKDKELYPHDAAKRETMYNRYKKFLVPEEEAEWVGLSLEEAVEKQRQLEHKEPEPHFKVCMEKLVEELEIQKLSEPHVIEKK